The Argentina anserina chromosome 5, drPotAnse1.1, whole genome shotgun sequence genome includes the window TTTTCAAGATATTCAATAACCAGCGTCAATGTAAATTAATCCATGGGAACAAAGAGAAAGATCGATCGATGAAAACAGTGTTTCGTGTAAGTTATACATAACCTCTGGGTATTTGAATTCCATGAAATATCAACACTTCGATCAGGTGGTACTGTTCAAGTTGTAACTTCTTCGTTAAGATCTCCCAGCAAGTAATtattttcttgattctattttCTTCTAGTTTTGGATGGACGTTTCAGGTGACACCGGCTCATCTAAAGTTGATTTCAGTTTACGCCTTCTGAATTCCAAACCATTTAATTTTCCAGAAATGATTAGGGAACTTGTATGTGATATGGAAAAGGAAGAGGAGTTGAGGGAACTATATATTTCTTGGGAAGCAATCAAATGACCAATTACTTAAAGAGGGGAAACAATCGGAGGCCAATGACTCCAAATCAAACACGTCAAAACCCAttacaaaagagaaaacgTTACCCACTAAACTGTTGATAACTTGTGGTACACTAATATATTTTACCATTATCTTTCTGGATTCGATTACGGACGGTATCATGTAGAGACTATTATGATTAGCAGAGTTTACACGGGAAAATAAGCTGCCGGAAAATGTCAAGGTGGGTCAGATCAAAGCTCAGGTGGAGAATGGTGTGCTTACTATTCGGGACCAGACTTGTATGTAATGGGTTAGTAATCATGTTCAGCAACtgcaaaatgaaaattatcaaTGTGGTGAACGATATTATGAGCCGATTGGGTATAAGACTAAGATATGCTGTGATCAAAGGAGCAACAGAACTAGGATTAGGCAATGATACTTCACAGGACAAGAATTCGTCTCAACTGCAATAATATGTAGTAGCCTATCAGAAAAGCTTCCATACACCATCCAAAATCTTTTAAGCTTTTACCCTACTCAGAATCTAAGTTTAACAAGGACAAAATCACAGCTTCAGTTGTCTAAAAACTGCATTAATGCTCTAGATGGAATACATATTCCGTCAAGCTCTGCAATTTACTGGGATTCAGTTTCTGCTCAGTAAAAACAGGTTGCTTCTTCACAGTAATCATTTGAGAAGTAGGGTCCACAATCCATCCATGCTGTTGTACGTCTGCGCATGAGAATGAGATCTTAACATTGTAACCAAAAGACTTTTTATCAAGATAAGACTAAGATATGTTGTGAAAATGCCATCGAACATGATTTTGGTTTAATAGAAGGAACAAGTCATTAATCATGATAAGACTTTCGTCATCATAATCAGCCTAAATCACTAGCGACCTTTCTTGCTATATGAactgttttgaaaaaaaaacgataACCAAGTACCAAAAAACTAGTGTCAATAACTCAATTTAGGCCTCCTATATTTCTCTAGTTTCTTGAAGAAGATTTCCTATATGTATGCAACAGACTGCTTGTATAAATGACAACAGAGCAATCAAACCCACCAAAAATAGGCCTTTATGGTATATTTTACAACCTGGATTCCTTTTAAGACAACATGGTCATGTAAACATTTTAACACAGCTAATTTTTTAACTAAAGTAGAGCCAACTCTATGACTACCTCTGATTACCAGCTTGCTTAGAACTTTATGGCAAATAGACTCtaaatataaaaaagtcacattGGTTCAAACTGTCATAAATCAATTTCCATAGATGCCCCAAAACTCATTATAGATGTTTGCCTTCTTTCAAGCTTAACCAGAACTATTTGATAATAGATATATTTGAAACAAACAATAAATAAAGCTTACAGTTGCTGGCATCAGCATCACTCATGCCGAGATAGAGAGCTGTGTCTTGGATGCTTATTGTAGAATAAGCAGACTCCAGCAGCTGAAACATCTTCGTGGTGTAAATAGCTGAAGTTCAGAAGATAAATAATTATGACATGAAGTGCATAAAACATGACTATTGCAGTACGGAGTTGCCATCAACATAACTATGGAAATTTATAAACAGGAGTTACAGCAATAATTAGAAGAGCATTCagattatgttatttgttCTAATGTAATCTGAGACTCAGAATTGCATTAAGCATTTACGCAAGTCTGTCAAATAGAAGTTAACCATAGAGATTCAGGACCATATATGCAAGATGATCCTATAAAACTTATAAGCATGATAACAGACTGAGAgtcagaaattactttcaagAATGAAAAGATCGCGTGACCAAGAGTGTGTCATTCATCAATCACAAGGAGAAAAGGACAATAAAAAGGCTGGTATCCTGACTCTGATAATCATATCAGCTAAAGCTGGTACCAATGACATAGCTAATAGGTTAAAAATATTCCTCTCCAGTGACAATATTAGGAGGTGCGAAGTTGTTTGTACTTTTACttcttattttaatattattgtGTGCCCATGAGTTCCACATATTATCgttacaaaaacaaacaaatataaaacacATTTTCCATTTGCATCATAATCATATGAAAAATTACCTCacaattatatacatatatataggagtaGAATTTAAAGGCCACAATTATAACCACTGCGTCACCATTTTCACAATAGATACATGTTCTAAAAATGATGTCCTAAGGTTAGCATAAAGTCAAGAATAACAACCTAACCTCATCTCATTATGACCTCAAATTATTCATATAATCTTATCTAAACTCCTGCATCCAAATAACACTTCATTTCACCAGAAAATCGTTGATCTATTATCCGAGCCAAAGAGAACAAACAAGGCACACACTAACTCTCCAACAGTCTCCTAACGACATATGACACAAGTAGTAACCAAGAAACACTAATGCAAAGGTCGCGATACCAAGAAACTTGCCTGAGAAGGCCGCTACAAGACCTTGAGCTTCCTGACTCCAATCAAACCCACGAATAGCTTCATACACACCCCCATGGTCCCTCACCCAGAGCTTCTGCCCAATTCTCCAAGCAGCCTTCACTTCTGGCTTGTTCTCCTTGAATGCAGACGGCATCGACTTCCAAAGAAACCTCATACTATTACTGCATTAtcaccacacacacacacacacacaatcgAAACTCTAAATAACAAACAATCAAAACTCTAATACACAACAACAGGAACCGGTAAAGCAACACTAATTCGAAACCGAAACATTGCGAAAGCAGCATTCAATCAGAGAGACAAAAATAGCAAAGCAATTTTATTCGGCAACGAAAATCAAAGAGAAAAACGCATCAAAAGGTCCAAAGCCTCCAATTAATCAAAAGGTTTCATTGAATATCCTATACAGGACAGGTCTTAGGGTTGGAGAGCTGATGCtgcaaaaataaaagagagcAAAGCTTACATATCGCCGGCGTAAATGTGACCGAGAAGATGAATGGCGTAGGGCCAGTCTTCCTGGAACGAGACGCCCTCCGCCGCGACCTGAAccatcagagagagagagagagagcttaaAAAGGACCAaacgaaaagaaaaatagggGGATAAACTAGGGTTTGAGAGCGAAAGAGGAACCTGAAGCATGAGTTGGTCGCAGATATCGGCAACCCTTTCGTACGATTTGGAGGCCAGGGCTTCGGAGAGTGGAGAGAAATCCATCGctgctcttcttctttctcactATTTTGCTTTTACTGCTCCCCCCACTTCCAATAAATTTTATAGTGCCATCTCTTTTCTAAATTATTTGTAATATCCAAATTCCTATTTTGCCCCTGTACAGCTCCGGCATGGTGGTCACTGCCGGAAATTTCCGCCTTCGCCTCGACATGGTTttcaacttcttcttttttttttttttatcaaactgAACTTCGTTAAAGCGGCCGAAATGGCAAGAAAGAAGAACCGAAACAACCAGCAAGACCAACAGGCAAGAAACAAAAGGCTCCACCAAACAGTAGAGCACAAAGAGAAACACGAAAAAATTACGTATGGGGGTGTGGAAGGCCATCACCTAGAATGTGAATGTGGGAGAACTGGACATGGTTTTCTGCTTAATGATGAGTTTGATGACTCTTAGGTTTTGTTCAAGTTTTTTCATGGTTCGATTATTATGTTCCCGCTAGGGTGGATCAATTTATGAAactcatttcttttctttttttttgtgatcacaaacttttttttatttcttgtagTGCTGCGGATGGTGATTTATTCATTgcgttaaataaataaattaaaaacacTACAAATACGCTAGTTGCATAAGTACGTTACGCCAATCTacatattgttttgtattataaAAATCTAAATGTGGTAGTGGTAGAGGATTAAAAAATTTCCTTCAACTATTTGATAAGTAGAGATCATAGCCCAATATGTGTCTCttaaacataaataaaattctaccgctaatttttttttacatttgaAGTTATTTGGATGTCTCAAGAAAATTTAAGCATCGTCAAGATAGTTGGAAAGTGATGCGTGAAGAAACTTCACAATCATTTATGGTAATCCAAAATATATCCATACCAGAACATGATTTATGAAAACCTAAGTTGATCCTTAGCTGTATAAATTGGAATAAACTCATATCATCTCGTCGTGGTTGGAGTACATTGTTCTTGTTCATTGCTATGTAGTTTTTTCAATTTAGATTTAGGGTTATTGGCTTTTGAACTACAATATACAAAAATAGAGAACTATCATGCAACAAGAGCCGACATTTGGTTTACTCCAacatttacaattaattttcgaATATACACAATGCAACTTTCATCTCGTTTTATATGCAAGCACAGCGAGAAAGTTGTGGTTGAATTGCTAACATACTCATTTGCATGTTTGTAAATTATTGATGAAGGCTAAATTCAGGGAGATATTTTATGACAGAAGTGGGGAGACACTTGTGCCCTTAAGCTAATCATTAAAATCTCATGATGGCAATCATGGCATGATCATTTGATGCAAGTTAGCAAAGGAAAAGATTATAATTACTAAACAGTGTAGAGACTAAAGCTGGAAATATAACAGTGAGAGGAGTTCGCAATGCAataagggagagagagaactgGCCGATGGCGTCGGAATACACAAATGCTCAAGTTTTTACACTTTACTCGCAGTTAGCAGCTTTAGTTTATCCGGAGATGaacaattgaagaaaatagagACCTAAACAAAACCAATATCGAACCTAAACGTAAGAGTTGGGCAAAATGTTGGGAGTAAGGATTTTGGAGTTCCCAAATTTTTTATGCTTCCTTTCTTTTCCCATCTGCTGTTAACACCACTACTACGCCTCCATTCACTTGGGGGCTTTCTTTGTGTTTTACCCCCTGCTTTTTTACCTTATCATTTCTCTTCCCAATTTTGAAGAGtcaaaactaaaagaaataaagaaaaaaaaagtacccAGGATCTAATACTGTTAAGCAAATGAGGACTAAACACTCAATCCATCAAATCCACACTGCTTGTAAGTAAGAGCCTGCTTCCTTGGACTTATAACGATTGTACAATCCACAGAGACCTGCACATGAACACAAAGACTTTTAGCTACGGATCAGGCAAAGAAAATTACAAGAACATATCACAATCTGAGAGAAAAAGTGACAGCAAAAGCGGGATCAAATCATAAAAGGGAAAGGGTACAAGCCAATATCAGCATGAGTAAACCAAAATCCACTAGTAGAATCAAATTCTAAAAGATACATTCCTCTCCGACTCGCTTCAAACAACAATCAACCGATAACCTCACCCAAACGCGCTTCAAACAACAATCAACCGATAACCTCACCCCCAAACATGACGTTCTTAAACCCACAAACCAGACTCATATACACCGTAAACCATACAAAAATCAGATTCAGGGCAGCAAGATTTCTTCAAGCTCAAGTTTGCAGTGCATTTGATACTAGAGCAAAGTCAACAATAATAAAAGGAAATTGGAAATTGGTAGTATTAATTATGGAAAATTTTAAATCAGGGGGCTATAGTATCATCAACGCTAAACTAGGACCTGCCAAATAAGGGCCACATGGATGAGGGCCACGATAGAGGTAGAAGTCACGTGGCGGGGCCACATGCTTTTTTACCACAAATCCAGAAAAGGCCAATAAGTCAATGTCACATCAATTTTACTGCCACATTTTGTTCCCTTCCATATTGTTGTCCTTCTTTTCTTGTTGTTCACATTTCAATCCCCCTATTATTCTCACTATATACTTCCCTATCCCTTATTGTCACTTTCATATTCCCAAACAATGTTGgctcaaacaatatttgggtGTTTATACGGATTCGGTGTATACAATAGTACACACTGTAGACACTTAGGAGTACTCAATTTTATCCCTTCTTACCCAGTGGTAAGAAAATTTTGGGAAACATTAGGGTACACACACGTTTTATGTAGGGATGGAAAATCTATCAATTCATGCTTGGGACCTGCAATTCTATATgtatgtaacctatgtgactATAAGTTGCAATATCATAATATAAACACACTGGAATACTGAAACAAAACAGACGTAAATGCCATGGAAGAAGATTTTTGAAGCCCAACAGAAAAATATTAACAATACTAGAATCCccacaacaatagaaaaacAATTTTTCTTTCCTCAAAAACTGGacataaataacaatataGCGTAGGGGTTAGCACTCTGAACTTTGAATGTAGCGACCTGGGTTAGAATTCCGGTGGGACCAACATTCTTTGAAAACTAAAGTTCCTTTTTCCCATTTATGCATAGAAAAATCACAGAAAACCCAGGCACAAATATGGACACAAACTCAAATCCAGGAACACGCCTACACTCAAATCTAGACCCAAACGCCACGCCTAAATTTGGCAATCCTAATTTACCACGCACTATGAGCAAACTGGAGATTCTAAGCAGGTTGAAACTTTAAGATGCTTCATGATTGAAAATCGATATCCATGTGATGTGTGAGACTAGTGACAATCCTAGAGAAGAAAGGGTCATGGGCATTTGGCATATTGGCATGTAGCTACGAGGCCATTGGTGCGTCTCTAAAAAGAAGAAGGCGTAAAAACAACGCAATTACCACAGCCCTTTTtctcaccatcatcatcatcaacatggAAAAGCAAAACCCCCATAGCTTTATTACCATTTCTCCCTTACCTTTTCAAACATGCTTTTCCATTTCTCACACTAAACACTAGCAACCACCATGACCCAGAAACTAAATCACAATGCAGAGAAATTGTTGTAAAACTTGCCAGGCAAAACAATGGAAATGTGGCAAGTAGAACATAGAGAACTAGGAGCCCCATTCAGAATCACAGATGAAAAGAATAATCCGGGTTCTGATTTTATTCCCAATTTACCCTTAACGCAAATAGCCAAAAAAAGGAACATATTAGATCAATTTAATTTTAACGGAGGAGAAAAAAGTAAAAGCAGAGTGAGTGTGACAGAAGGTAGTGACGGTGGGCTGTCCCAGtttccagagagagagagagagagagagagagagagccctTTTCCGGCGGCAACCTCCTCAATTCTAATACCCACAATCCCGAAAGTACGAAATACCCAAAAACCCCACGGAATTGAAACCGAAACAAAATGGGAACTGGGGGCAAATTTGGttcagagaaaaaaaaagaccgACCTGAACGCCGGGAGAGTCGATGTTCAAGACGCGGATCTTAGCGCCGACGTCACCCAAGACCCGGAGCTCGACCCGGTCGTTGAGAGAAGCGTCGCGGATTAAGTCGGCGGCGTCGGCCTGAATGAGATTGGCGCGGTCGACGGCGATGGTGGCGACGACCTGCCGGACGCTGTGGGACTGCTGGAAGAATCCGGGGACGGAGGCCTTGCCCAACGGGATGCCGCGGTACATGACAGTGAACCTGGACTCGCCGTACTTGATTCCGACCTTGTTGGGATTCTCGGCGGAGAAGAGCAAGCGGATGCTGAGGGAGAGCGAGGCCGAAGTCGGGTTCGGGTTCGGGTCGTTGGAGTTGATGCCCATGTACTGGACTCCGACTTGCTGGAGATCGAACTGGGGCTTCTTGGGCTTCACGGCGAGGATGATGACGAGGACGACGGCGAGGACGAGGAGGGcgaggaaggagaagaggaggaagaggcagcagcagcagccttTGAAGGAGGcggacgacgacgacgacgaggaGTGGTACGACGTCGTTGGGTAGTGCTGCTGGTGGCGGTTGCTGCTACTGGGCGGCGGAGGAAGAGGGCGGGGCCTGTGGTCGCCGTTTGGTGTGGGCCTGTGGATGTGGTCGCCGTTTGGGGTGGGCCCGTTGGCGTGGGCGGTGGGTCTTGATGATGACGCCATGGCTGTTAGTGTTGGAAATTGTGGCTAGTCGCAGACGCTTCTCCTCCTCCCctctctcctcctccgccgTGGGCCTCTGCAGTGTTGGCTTTGCTTGTTtctgaagagagagagagagagagagagagagagagtgagagagtgaGAAAGGCGCAAATAATGGAAGGGAAGGTGGGCATTATTTACACTTTGATGCTTCGgaaggtgatgatgatgaggtgGATTACCtgttttttgggtttatttttGGTAAAAGGAATGGGCATAATTTTCCTTCACAATTAAGGTTCGTTACCAAAAGAGAGtaatgtcacatcccgccaaacttaagcaaaattttaccttgagcattctaggcGGGTCCGGAATATGGTGGAACCCTTTGGAAGAACCTAGAAGATgttagaagtctcaagaagccttgggacatttccggaaatctctagaaccttggagaggctagtGGAACTAGACTATTCAAGAATcctctagaacactcaaggatAATCTCAAAGTCTTATAGATTTGGATAGACTTAAGGAGAGTTATCTAGAACTCTCTAGCCTTGTAGATTTGGATAGACTTAAGGAGAGTTATCTAGAACTCTCTAGCCTTGTAGATTTGGATAGACTCAAGGAGAGTTATCTAGAatatacatagtcctagaagtatctagaacttgtaaagtaggatgaggaggcctataaatagcaaggcacccctctcatttacaccatcaagtaatcaagcaagctatcaagcatacttgtaagttctctcttgttcaatataagttctctttcgagatattcttctttgcctttcaattgttctagcagggcatttgcgagagtaaggctgacttagcataagggagctgctaaggccgcacgagttgcatagcaaaagagtaagctcgtgacagttggtatcagagccgaagTTCGATCAAGAGGCTAGCTCGACACAATGGCAAAGAACGGCAATCCTGTTGGTAGTGTTTCCGACGACACGCAAGAGAAGGGtcatgaagaacttgtcaacCCGACGGTTCCAAAGAAGGAACGAATGAAGGACATACTAGCTGCAATCGACTCACGACTAACCCAAGTGGAAGAGAGCGTGAGTGGCATGGGAGCCCAGGTGGAAGACTTGGAGGCAGAGGACGCCGCAATCCACACTGCGATCAAGGGCATGATGCTCAAGCTAGAGGAGTCCTTGCAAGGCGAGATAGACAAGGTTCGCGAGGAGTTCATGGGGGAACTCGCCCGGATGCGTGAAGTTCAAGAAAGGGAGCACAATAGCATGCCTGCACGCATGGAAGCTATGCAGGCAGACCTTGCCCTATGCAAGCGCGCACTAGCCGCGGGGGCTAGCACCAGCAGCAGCGTAGAGGCCAAGCGGATCGAGGCGCCAAAGCCAAAGAGCTTCGGAGGCATGCGCAACGCTCGAGAAGTAGACAACTTCTTATTGGGGCTAGATCAATACTTTGGG containing:
- the LOC126794512 gene encoding COP9 signalosome complex subunit 8, encoding MDFSPLSEALASKSYERVADICDQLMLQVAAEGVSFQEDWPYAIHLLGHIYAGDINSMRFLWKSMPSAFKENKPEVKAAWRIGQKLWVRDHGGVYEAIRGFDWSQEAQGLVAAFSAIYTTKMFQLLESAYSTISIQDTALYLGMSDADASNYVQQHGWIVDPTSQMITVKKQPVFTEQKLNPSKLQSLTEYVFHLEH
- the LOC126794775 gene encoding uncharacterized protein LOC126794775, whose amino-acid sequence is MASSSRPTAHANGPTPNGDHIHRPTPNGDHRPRPLPPPPSSSNRHQQHYPTTSYHSSSSSSSASFKGCCCCLFLLFSFLALLVLAVVLVIILAVKPKKPQFDLQQVGVQYMGINSNDPNPNPTSASLSLSIRLLFSAENPNKVGIKYGESRFTVMYRGIPLGKASVPGFFQQSHSVRQVVATIAVDRANLIQADAADLIRDASLNDRVELRVLGDVGAKIRVLNIDSPGVQVSVDCTIVISPRKQALTYKQCGFDGLSV